A stretch of the Deltaproteobacteria bacterium genome encodes the following:
- a CDS encoding nucleotidyltransferase — MDRTTIRDQFSKFLQHLAESLDISESRYKQAEERYQAVGNWLARDESIVAKYSPDIYPQGSFRLGTVIKPITDAEEYDIDLVCELSLTKDQLSQKQLKGVVGYEIKGYARANKMKSPPENGRRCWTLNYADGAQFHMDILPALPDGDSFRLFLENKGFSAAWTDLAIAITDNTHQNYERIDDDWLRSNPKGYAEWFKECMKVQFNARRMLLAESIRADVEKVPEYKVKTPLQRAIQILKRHRDIMFADDQDDKPISVIITTLAAHAYNNEADLLDTLVNIVDGMPRYIQTRNGVSWVPNPVNPTENFADKWQNHPQREVKFRQWLKQVRADLNTVLRSGNIRAIGEYLKPRLGEKIINEALQHFSKTNTGKAAGLVIGRTRPLTRFDVPHRQLPMWPLVLKGNVTVTGWFSRDGSRSQHFQSGDRLSKHCLLRFKAKTNISWPYKVYWQVVNTDEEARAANCLRGGFYDGIIEKGGRVRKEGTLYTGMHWIECFIIKNGVCVARSGEFVVNIK, encoded by the coding sequence ATGGATAGAACCACCATCCGAGATCAATTCAGTAAATTCCTCCAGCATCTGGCGGAGTCGCTGGACATTTCCGAGAGCCGCTACAAGCAGGCGGAAGAACGTTACCAGGCAGTTGGAAATTGGCTGGCAAGGGATGAGTCCATTGTCGCCAAATACAGTCCAGATATTTATCCGCAAGGATCTTTTCGTCTTGGCACAGTCATCAAACCCATTACCGATGCGGAAGAATACGATATTGATCTCGTTTGCGAATTAAGCCTTACAAAGGATCAGCTCAGCCAGAAGCAGTTAAAGGGTGTGGTCGGATACGAAATCAAAGGTTACGCCCGCGCCAACAAAATGAAGTCCCCGCCGGAAAACGGCAGGCGTTGCTGGACGCTGAACTATGCTGATGGCGCTCAATTTCACATGGATATTCTGCCCGCTCTTCCGGATGGAGACTCGTTCCGTTTATTTTTGGAAAATAAAGGATTTTCTGCAGCCTGGACTGACCTGGCCATTGCCATTACAGACAACACCCACCAAAACTATGAGCGAATCGATGACGACTGGCTGCGCAGCAACCCCAAAGGATACGCGGAGTGGTTTAAGGAGTGTATGAAGGTTCAGTTCAATGCCCGGCGCATGCTTCTGGCTGAATCAATCCGCGCTGACGTTGAGAAGGTCCCGGAGTACAAAGTCAAGACACCTCTCCAACGAGCTATCCAGATACTCAAACGCCACCGTGACATCATGTTCGCCGATGATCAGGATGACAAACCGATCTCCGTCATCATTACCACCCTGGCCGCCCATGCCTACAACAACGAGGCGGATCTTCTGGATACCCTGGTCAATATAGTGGACGGCATGCCCAGATATATCCAAACGAGAAACGGTGTTTCCTGGGTGCCGAATCCGGTGAATCCGACCGAAAATTTCGCCGATAAGTGGCAGAATCACCCACAACGGGAAGTTAAATTCAGACAATGGCTTAAGCAAGTGCGTGCTGACCTGAACACGGTGTTACGTTCGGGAAATATCCGGGCCATTGGAGAATACCTGAAGCCGCGTCTTGGTGAAAAGATTATCAATGAGGCGTTGCAGCATTTTTCAAAAACAAACACCGGCAAGGCCGCCGGTCTTGTTATCGGTAGAACAAGGCCGCTTACTCGATTTGATGTTCCTCATAGACAACTGCCGATGTGGCCTTTGGTACTAAAAGGCAATGTAACCGTTACTGGTTGGTTTTCAAGAGATGGCTCCCGATCTCAGCACTTTCAAAGTGGAGATAGGTTGTCTAAACATTGCTTACTCAGATTTAAGGCAAAAACAAATATATCCTGGCCTTATAAAGTTTACTGGCAGGTCGTGAATACTGATGAGGAAGCAAGGGCCGCCAATTGTCTACGTGGTGGATTCTATGACGGAATCATTGAAAAAGGCGGCCGTGTCCGGAAAGAAGGTACACTTTACACCGGCATGCATTGGATTGAGTGCTTTATTATCAAGAATGGCGTCTGCGTAGCCCGTAGCGGGGAATTTGTGGTTAATATCAAGTAG
- a CDS encoding patatin, translated as MERFQILSLDGGGIKGLFSAAVLAFLEEDHGLRIADHFDLIVGTSTGGIIALALGMGMRPREIVRFYIQKGPEIFVANRLFGIKRFFRSKYDNDGLESALKDCFGEKRLADSVKRLVIPSYNIGEDDVYLFKTPHHERLKRDYKVPVWKVALATSAASTYFPSCLKLDHIRLVDGGVWANNPTMVGVIEAISMLDVPLGAIRVLSLGTTNAVKGRSRKLDRGGLWQWRTEAVDVIMRGQSIGAFTQAQHLLGRDKVVRMDPKVPDGLFALDKLSEEELLGKAAHESRHFLPQFKEEFAEHIAPEFRPLHVASGDYKNG; from the coding sequence ATTGAGCGATTCCAGATATTGTCACTTGATGGCGGCGGCATCAAAGGTCTCTTTTCCGCTGCGGTACTCGCTTTTCTGGAAGAAGATCACGGCTTACGCATTGCAGATCATTTTGATCTGATCGTTGGCACTTCCACCGGTGGTATCATTGCTCTTGCTTTGGGCATGGGGATGCGTCCTCGGGAGATTGTGCGATTTTATATCCAAAAGGGACCGGAGATCTTTGTCGCCAACCGACTTTTTGGAATCAAACGTTTTTTTCGGAGCAAGTATGACAACGATGGCCTGGAAAGCGCTCTAAAAGACTGTTTCGGGGAAAAGCGGTTAGCTGATAGTGTAAAGCGTCTTGTAATTCCTTCTTACAACATTGGGGAAGACGATGTTTATCTCTTTAAAACGCCTCATCACGAGCGTTTGAAACGTGATTATAAAGTCCCGGTCTGGAAAGTCGCCCTGGCCACGAGTGCCGCTTCAACTTATTTCCCTTCGTGCCTAAAACTGGATCATATCAGGCTGGTTGATGGTGGCGTCTGGGCAAACAACCCAACCATGGTGGGAGTCATTGAGGCCATAAGCATGCTTGATGTGCCACTTGGCGCAATACGCGTGTTGAGTTTGGGAACAACAAACGCAGTGAAAGGACGATCCAGGAAGCTGGATCGGGGCGGGCTTTGGCAATGGAGGACTGAAGCGGTTGATGTCATTATGCGGGGCCAAAGCATAGGGGCATTCACCCAGGCCCAGCACCTTCTTGGTAGAGATAAAGTAGTCAGGATGGACCCCAAGGTTCCGGACGGGTTGTTTGCACTGGACAAACTATCTGAAGAAGAGCTTTTGGGTAAGGCTGCTCACGAGAGCCGCCATTTTTTGCCTCAATTCAAGGAGGAATTTGCTGAGCACATAGCTCCAGAGTTTCGGCCATTGCATGTAGCGTCAGGAGATTACAAGAATGGATAG
- a CDS encoding type I restriction-modification system subunit M, producing MSPHVSKNEINDVVWRACDTFRGALDPADYKNYILTMLFIKYMSDLWKDKRSEYGKKYNGDKVRVARALSRERFVIPTVELRDSKSDEITDSFSATFKNLYERRERSNIGELINIVLEHIEDANKSKLENVFRNIDFNSEPALGQTKERNRRLKNLLEDFADERLDLRPSRIGNRDVIGDVYEYLIARFAAGAGKKAGEFYTPPEVSTLLAKLLAPKDGDRICDPACGSGSLLIKVGQEVGSKNFALFGQESNGSTWSLCRMNMFLHGMDSARIEWCDTINNPKLIENDELMRFNIVVANPPFSLDKWGHENASHDRFNRFWRGIPPKSRGDYAFISHMVEIALEGEGKVGVIVPHGVLFRSGAEGIIRKHFIEENILEAVIGLPAQLFYGTGIPAAILVFNKGRKSWEEAKSERDKHVLFIDASREFEDGKKQNRLRDEDIEKIVSTFREFKEVEKYSHLATLEEIQEAEFNLNIPRYVDTFEEEEDVDIAAVQKEIQEIEAELAETQKELKRYLEELGL from the coding sequence ATGAGTCCTCATGTTTCCAAGAATGAAATCAATGATGTTGTCTGGCGGGCATGCGACACCTTCAGGGGCGCATTAGATCCTGCGGATTACAAGAATTACATCCTTACCATGCTGTTTATTAAGTACATGAGTGATCTTTGGAAGGACAAGAGGTCCGAGTACGGGAAAAAGTATAACGGCGATAAGGTTCGTGTGGCACGCGCCTTGAGCCGGGAACGTTTTGTGATCCCCACTGTTGAGCTGCGAGATAGCAAATCCGATGAAATAACTGACTCGTTTTCAGCCACTTTTAAAAACCTTTATGAACGTCGCGAGAGAAGCAATATAGGAGAACTCATTAATATTGTTTTGGAGCATATTGAGGATGCCAATAAGTCAAAACTTGAAAATGTGTTTCGCAACATTGACTTCAACAGCGAACCTGCCCTGGGACAGACTAAGGAACGCAACCGGCGCCTGAAAAATTTGTTAGAGGATTTTGCGGATGAGCGTTTAGATTTGCGCCCTTCACGCATCGGCAATCGTGATGTGATCGGCGATGTTTATGAGTACCTGATCGCCCGTTTTGCGGCCGGAGCGGGCAAGAAGGCCGGTGAGTTCTACACCCCGCCCGAAGTCTCCACACTGCTGGCCAAGTTGCTGGCTCCAAAGGACGGGGACCGCATCTGTGATCCCGCCTGCGGATCAGGATCGCTCCTTATCAAGGTAGGTCAGGAGGTCGGCAGCAAGAACTTCGCCCTTTTCGGGCAGGAGTCCAACGGCTCCACCTGGTCCCTATGCCGGATGAACATGTTCCTTCACGGGATGGATTCCGCCCGCATTGAATGGTGCGACACTATCAACAACCCCAAGTTGATCGAGAACGACGAACTGATGCGGTTCAACATCGTGGTTGCCAATCCTCCGTTCTCCCTGGATAAGTGGGGCCACGAAAATGCAAGTCACGACCGGTTCAATCGCTTCTGGCGGGGGATTCCCCCAAAGAGCAGGGGTGATTACGCCTTTATCAGTCACATGGTCGAAATAGCGCTTGAGGGTGAAGGCAAAGTGGGAGTCATTGTTCCCCATGGGGTCCTGTTCCGTAGCGGGGCGGAAGGCATCATCCGCAAGCATTTCATCGAGGAGAATATCCTTGAGGCGGTTATCGGGCTTCCAGCTCAACTTTTCTACGGCACAGGTATACCGGCGGCAATTCTCGTTTTCAACAAGGGTCGGAAATCCTGGGAGGAGGCAAAGAGTGAGCGGGACAAGCATGTCCTCTTTATTGACGCAAGCCGGGAGTTCGAGGACGGCAAAAAGCAGAACCGCCTGCGCGATGAGGATATCGAAAAGATCGTCTCGACGTTCCGGGAATTCAAGGAAGTCGAAAAATACTCGCACTTGGCTACGCTGGAAGAGATTCAGGAAGCCGAGTTCAACCTGAATATCCCCCGCTATGTTGATACCTTTGAGGAGGAAGAAGATGTCGATATTGCGGCGGTACAGAAGGAGATTCAGGAAATAGAGGCGGAACTGGCCGAGACGCAGAAGGAATTGAAGAGATATCTTGAGGAGCTTGGATTGTGA
- a CDS encoding GxxExxY protein, whose product MKTDKILYKDEVFLIQGAVFEVYREMGCGFLEAVYQECLEREFHFRKIPFEAQKELQLKYKGSELKQIYKPDIICYGKIIVELKAVKEVNAEHRAQVFNYLKATGLLVNFGHYLKATVERIIL is encoded by the coding sequence ATGAAAACTGATAAGATTCTCTATAAAGATGAGGTATTCCTGATCCAAGGTGCGGTATTCGAGGTTTACCGTGAAATGGGATGCGGTTTTCTGGAGGCAGTTTATCAGGAATGCCTGGAAAGAGAATTTCATTTTCGCAAAATTCCCTTTGAGGCACAAAAAGAGTTGCAATTGAAATATAAGGGGTCGGAGCTGAAACAGATATATAAACCGGATATTATTTGCTATGGAAAAATCATAGTGGAGTTGAAGGCAGTAAAAGAAGTGAACGCCGAACATCGGGCACAAGTATTTAATTATTTAAAGGCTACCGGATTGCTGGTCAATTTTGGACATTACCTCAAGGCAACGGTTGAAAGAATTATCTTGTGA
- a CDS encoding cell filamentation protein Fic produces MKFEEFKAGVYRQQYQYKDFLPAKINHEWSWDDPRINVLLEKATKSLGELNAFTLIVPDVDLFIQMHIIKEANTSSRIEGTKTEMDEVLLDEKEIRPERRDDWHEVQNYVRAMNTAIEELKSLPLSLRLLRQTHAILMEGVRGKRKTPGEFRRSQNWIGGASLADAVFIPPHHNDLPELLGDLEVFWHNENIQVPHLIRIALSHYQFETIHPFLDGNGRIGRLLITLYLVSHGLLAKPSLYLSAHLEKHRTAYYDALSRVREANDLGHWCRFFLQAVIETAENGKETFRRILSLRQEVDRKVVTLGRRAENARKLIIHLYRYPAVSVNEVMKLQNINKNPARDLIAALVDIGVLEEITGYRRNRIFVFKQYLDIFMEKK; encoded by the coding sequence ATGAAGTTTGAAGAATTCAAAGCGGGTGTTTACCGGCAGCAATATCAGTACAAGGATTTTCTGCCTGCGAAAATCAACCATGAGTGGTCATGGGATGACCCCCGCATCAATGTGCTGTTGGAAAAGGCCACCAAATCCCTGGGAGAGCTGAATGCATTCACTCTGATAGTTCCGGATGTGGACCTGTTTATCCAAATGCACATCATCAAAGAGGCAAACACCTCCAGCCGTATCGAGGGAACCAAGACCGAAATGGATGAAGTGCTGCTCGATGAAAAGGAAATCCGGCCGGAACGGCGGGATGACTGGCATGAGGTGCAAAATTACGTTCGGGCCATGAATACAGCGATTGAGGAACTTAAAAGCTTGCCGCTGTCTTTGCGCCTGTTACGCCAAACCCATGCAATTCTCATGGAAGGCGTTCGGGGTAAACGGAAGACCCCGGGGGAATTTCGCCGCAGCCAGAACTGGATCGGCGGCGCCTCCCTTGCGGACGCGGTCTTCATTCCGCCGCATCACAATGACCTGCCAGAGTTGCTTGGTGACCTTGAAGTATTCTGGCACAATGAAAACATTCAGGTACCACATCTGATACGCATTGCCCTCAGCCACTATCAGTTTGAGACCATTCACCCGTTTTTAGACGGCAATGGCAGAATCGGCCGGTTATTAATCACCCTGTATCTGGTCAGTCATGGTCTGTTGGCAAAGCCATCGCTTTATCTGTCCGCGCATCTCGAAAAACACCGTACGGCCTATTATGACGCATTATCCAGAGTTCGCGAGGCCAATGATCTGGGCCACTGGTGCAGATTTTTTCTGCAGGCGGTCATTGAAACAGCAGAAAACGGTAAAGAAACTTTTCGGCGTATCCTTTCATTAAGGCAGGAAGTAGACCGGAAGGTCGTGACGCTTGGCCGCCGTGCGGAAAATGCCCGGAAACTGATTATACATTTATATCGGTATCCGGCGGTATCTGTCAACGAGGTGATGAAGTTGCAAAACATCAATAAAAATCCGGCACGTGACCTCATTGCCGCACTGGTAGACATTGGTGTTTTGGAAGAAATAACCGGTTACAGGAGAAACCGCATTTTTGTGTTCAAACAGTATCTGGACATTTTTATGGAGAAAAAATGA
- a CDS encoding restriction endonuclease subunit R: MTEFVKSPRYTEDAISQLPALHLLQNLGWQYLSPDEALKLRGGKLSNVLLEGILVPWLRKHNRVRFKGKELPFTEGNILSALQALKEIPFDGLVRTNEKIYDLLCLGKSLQQSVDGDIKSFTLHYIDWEHPENNVFHVTEEFAVERTGSHQTRRPDIILFVNGIPFCVIECKSPHIKDPIGEAISQQIRNQKDDEIPHLFLYSQLLLALSKNEAKYATTGTPAKFWSVWREEGTRFEQELQRLVSISLAEEQVDRLFMENQWMVRERPVEYGTLERLVTEQDRTLYALCRPERLLELTYRFILFDAGVKKIARYQQYFCVKKIIERIRLRDRDGLPVHDRTQTGWRRACLCGQQTARRQGGVVWHTQGSGKSLTMVLLAKSIALCPDISDYKIVLVTDRVDLDDQIYRTFHHCGKEVEQARTGKHLSDMLKDNKQRIITTIIDKFEAAVGRHAVRNDDPNIFVLVDEGHRGQYGPRHAKMRRVLPNACYIGFTGTPVMKKDKNTVEKFGGLIDIYTIDRAVADKAVVPLLYEGRHVEQYVDSKGIDAWFDKITANLSKEQAADLKKKFSTTDQLNKAAQKVMAIAWDISEHFRDNWQGTGFKGQLVAQDKATALLYKKYLDEFGMVSSEVLISGPDEREGEEDLYKENKLAVQRFWKATISKFGSEREYNKQVINAFTNAEHPEIIIVVDKLLVGFDAPRNTILYLTRKFKDHTLLQAIARVNRLCDGKEFGYILDYRGVLENLDHALDLYSTLPEFDAQDIKDILTDVSVETATLPQKHSILWDTFKEVKNRQDEEEYELLLADEELRAKFYERLSAFSKTLAIALSSVKFLEETGPEKLNRYRADLKFFSKLRAAVRRRYAEVVDFGEYEPKIQKLLDTHVGTGEVERITPLVNIFDKDAFAKEVEKLPNAAAKADTIAHRTARTIHDRMQEDPAFYKRFSELLRETIAAFREERIKANEYLRKVTEIMNAVLNRTGDRIPDKLQSHDVAKAYFGTLKEILARFDSSETKFEDALAGAALAIDEVVERNRIVNWTSDIDTQNRMRNEIEDLLFDFKDQTGIEITFEEIDAIMEQCLDIARVRRK; the protein is encoded by the coding sequence ATGACTGAATTTGTAAAATCTCCGCGATACACCGAAGACGCCATCTCCCAGCTCCCCGCCTTGCACCTGCTGCAGAATCTGGGATGGCAATACCTCTCGCCGGATGAGGCACTAAAACTTCGGGGCGGCAAACTGTCCAACGTGCTCCTGGAGGGTATTCTTGTCCCCTGGCTGCGGAAACACAACCGAGTCAGATTCAAGGGCAAGGAGCTGCCGTTTACCGAGGGCAATATCTTAAGCGCTCTGCAGGCACTGAAAGAAATCCCATTCGACGGACTGGTGCGTACAAATGAGAAGATTTACGACCTGCTTTGCCTGGGAAAAAGCCTGCAGCAATCAGTGGACGGCGATATCAAGAGTTTTACCCTGCACTACATCGACTGGGAACATCCCGAGAACAACGTCTTTCATGTCACGGAAGAGTTTGCCGTCGAGCGGACCGGCAGTCACCAGACCCGCAGGCCGGATATCATACTCTTTGTAAATGGCATTCCCTTTTGCGTGATCGAATGCAAGTCGCCGCACATTAAGGACCCGATAGGCGAGGCCATCTCCCAGCAGATACGCAACCAGAAGGATGATGAAATTCCCCACCTGTTTCTGTATTCGCAGCTACTTCTGGCGTTGTCCAAAAATGAGGCCAAGTACGCAACCACGGGAACACCGGCGAAGTTTTGGTCTGTCTGGCGGGAAGAAGGCACCCGTTTTGAACAGGAATTGCAACGCCTTGTGAGTATTTCTCTGGCGGAAGAACAGGTAGACAGGCTGTTCATGGAAAACCAATGGATGGTGCGGGAGAGGCCAGTTGAATACGGTACGCTTGAGCGGCTGGTCACCGAGCAGGACCGTACTCTTTACGCGCTGTGCCGTCCTGAAAGACTCCTTGAATTGACCTACCGCTTTATTCTGTTTGATGCCGGTGTCAAGAAGATCGCACGATATCAGCAGTATTTCTGCGTGAAGAAGATTATAGAGCGCATCCGGCTCCGTGACCGTGACGGCCTGCCTGTGCATGACCGCACGCAGACAGGGTGGCGACGCGCCTGCCTGTGCGGGCAGCAAACCGCACGCAGACAGGGTGGCGTAGTTTGGCACACCCAGGGCAGCGGCAAGTCGCTGACTATGGTGCTGCTCGCCAAGTCAATTGCCCTGTGTCCCGACATCTCCGACTACAAGATCGTTCTGGTTACCGACCGGGTTGATCTGGACGACCAGATCTACAGGACCTTCCATCATTGCGGCAAAGAGGTGGAGCAGGCCAGAACCGGCAAGCACCTGTCGGATATGCTGAAAGATAACAAGCAACGCATTATTACTACGATTATTGACAAGTTTGAAGCGGCGGTCGGTCGTCACGCCGTACGCAATGATGATCCCAACATCTTTGTCCTGGTGGATGAGGGGCATCGAGGACAGTACGGTCCGCGTCATGCCAAAATGCGCCGGGTGCTGCCCAATGCCTGTTACATCGGATTCACAGGCACACCGGTCATGAAGAAGGATAAAAACACGGTCGAGAAGTTCGGCGGGTTGATTGATATCTATACCATCGACCGGGCGGTGGCAGACAAGGCTGTTGTACCCCTTTTATATGAGGGCAGGCATGTTGAACAGTATGTTGATTCAAAGGGGATAGATGCCTGGTTTGATAAGATCACGGCAAATCTCAGTAAGGAGCAGGCTGCGGACCTGAAAAAGAAATTCTCCACCACTGATCAGTTGAACAAGGCTGCACAGAAGGTTATGGCCATTGCCTGGGATATTAGTGAACATTTTCGCGACAACTGGCAGGGGACGGGTTTTAAGGGGCAGTTGGTGGCACAGGACAAGGCCACTGCATTGCTCTATAAAAAGTATCTGGATGAATTCGGCATGGTCTCAAGCGAAGTGCTGATTTCGGGCCCTGATGAACGGGAAGGAGAAGAGGATCTGTATAAAGAGAATAAACTGGCCGTGCAGCGTTTCTGGAAAGCGACCATCAGCAAGTTCGGCAGCGAACGAGAGTATAACAAGCAGGTCATCAACGCGTTTACAAACGCGGAACATCCTGAAATCATCATTGTGGTGGACAAACTGCTCGTCGGATTTGACGCTCCCCGGAATACGATTCTTTACCTGACTCGCAAATTTAAAGATCATACCTTGCTGCAGGCCATAGCCAGGGTCAACCGGCTGTGTGACGGCAAGGAATTTGGATATATTCTCGATTATCGTGGGGTTTTGGAAAACCTCGACCACGCGCTTGACCTCTACAGCACTTTACCTGAGTTTGATGCCCAAGACATTAAGGATATTCTTACTGATGTGAGCGTGGAGACAGCAACGCTCCCCCAGAAGCACTCGATCCTGTGGGATACATTTAAAGAAGTTAAGAACAGGCAGGATGAGGAAGAGTACGAACTGCTGCTCGCAGATGAAGAGCTGCGCGCGAAATTTTATGAACGTTTGTCAGCCTTTTCAAAAACTCTTGCCATAGCCCTGTCCAGTGTCAAGTTTCTGGAGGAAACCGGGCCGGAAAAGTTGAACCGTTATCGGGCAGATCTGAAATTTTTCTCCAAGCTCCGGGCTGCGGTAAGGCGGCGATATGCGGAGGTCGTGGATTTTGGCGAATACGAACCAAAGATCCAGAAGCTTTTAGACACTCATGTCGGAACCGGAGAGGTAGAGAGAATTACCCCGCTGGTTAATATCTTTGACAAGGATGCCTTTGCCAAGGAAGTGGAGAAACTTCCGAATGCTGCGGCCAAAGCCGACACAATAGCCCATCGTACCGCCCGAACAATCCATGACCGCATGCAGGAAGATCCAGCTTTTTACAAGCGGTTTTCCGAATTGCTAAGGGAGACGATTGCGGCTTTCAGGGAAGAGCGGATCAAGGCAAACGAGTATCTCAGGAAGGTTACGGAGATTATGAACGCTGTGCTCAACCGTACCGGGGACCGCATTCCGGATAAACTCCAAAGTCATGACGTTGCCAAGGCTTATTTTGGAACGCTTAAGGAAATCCTCGCACGGTTTGATAGTAGTGAAACGAAATTCGAAGACGCTCTTGCAGGCGCTGCGCTGGCTATAGATGAAGTCGTTGAACGAAATCGTATTGTTAATTGGACCAGTGACATAGACACGCAAAATCGTATGAGGAACGAGATCGAAGACCTTCTTTTCGACTTCAAAGATCAAACCGGCATCGAAATTACGTTCGAGGAGATAGATGCGATTATGGAACAGTGTCTGGATATTGCCAGGGTCAGGAGAAAATAA
- a CDS encoding DUF3800 domain-containing protein — translation MSIPFSDYIIFADESGDHGLIPIDEQYPVFALVFCIVWKEDYIRSIVPAMQCLRMEIWGHDQIIFHEHDIRKEKGPFKLLRTDRELRERFLEELTSIIAEANIKLILSVIDKKRLKERYANPYNPYEVAMLFCMERTLSFLCRQNETGKRIFVLFESRGRREDRELELEFRRICDNRSNWGYKRPDFQQMYFEHIFVDKKSNTTGLQLADLVVRPLALRYLRPGQENRAVSVIEDKILSSKVFP, via the coding sequence ATGTCAATCCCTTTTAGCGATTACATTATCTTTGCGGATGAAAGCGGTGATCACGGACTTATTCCAATTGATGAGCAGTATCCTGTATTTGCGTTGGTGTTTTGTATTGTATGGAAGGAGGACTATATCAGAAGCATTGTTCCTGCAATGCAATGTTTAAGAATGGAGATATGGGGTCATGACCAGATCATTTTCCACGAACACGATATCCGTAAAGAGAAAGGCCCGTTCAAACTGTTGAGAACTGACAGAGAATTGAGGGAGCGGTTTCTGGAAGAACTGACGAGCATTATCGCCGAGGCCAATATAAAGCTGATCCTCTCTGTAATTGACAAGAAACGGCTTAAAGAGCGGTATGCCAACCCCTACAACCCATACGAGGTTGCCATGCTTTTTTGCATGGAGCGGACACTCTCATTTCTATGTCGGCAGAATGAAACTGGTAAACGTATTTTTGTCCTGTTTGAAAGTCGCGGCAGGAGAGAAGACCGGGAATTGGAACTGGAATTTCGGCGTATTTGCGATAACCGAAGCAACTGGGGCTATAAGCGGCCGGATTTTCAACAGATGTATTTTGAACATATATTTGTGGATAAGAAGAGTAATACCACGGGACTGCAATTGGCTGATCTGGTTGTTCGACCGCTGGCCTTGCGTTACCTACGGCCAGGACAGGAAAATAGGGCTGTTTCGGTTATAGAAGATAAGATTTTAAGTTCAAAGGTTTTCCCATAA
- a CDS encoding M48 family peptidase, whose amino-acid sequence MTDICLTYGKRQLVVDVVTGDRKRLSVTVHPDLRIIAKAPAGYELKVIRQRLEKRASWIARQLDFFERFQPLPPECKFVSGETHYYLGRQYRLRVRHGKIARVRLIGRFFEMELPDPNKREKARALMLNWYLAHAKNLLSRRLAQYLPTFVRMGASEPEVRYRRMKKRWGSCSGNGVIMLSTELVKAPIHCIDYVIIHELCHLLYPHHDKKFYHLLGRILPDWEKRKERLEKVVI is encoded by the coding sequence ATGACAGATATCTGCCTAACATATGGAAAAAGACAGCTCGTTGTTGATGTTGTGACGGGCGATCGCAAACGCCTTTCCGTTACGGTGCATCCAGACCTCCGAATCATAGCAAAAGCACCTGCCGGATATGAACTGAAAGTTATTCGTCAGCGATTGGAAAAGCGGGCGTCGTGGATAGCCCGGCAGCTTGATTTTTTTGAGCGGTTTCAGCCCCTGCCCCCGGAGTGCAAATTTGTCTCTGGTGAAACTCACTATTATTTAGGCCGACAATATCGTTTGAGAGTACGGCATGGCAAGATAGCCCGAGTGCGGCTGATCGGTCGTTTTTTTGAAATGGAATTGCCTGATCCAAACAAAAGAGAAAAAGCCAGAGCACTTATGCTCAATTGGTACTTGGCACACGCCAAGAACTTGCTCTCGAGGCGGCTTGCTCAGTACCTGCCGACCTTTGTGAGGATGGGAGCATCGGAACCGGAAGTGCGCTACCGCCGCATGAAGAAACGATGGGGTAGCTGTTCCGGTAATGGCGTCATCATGTTGAGTACTGAGCTCGTCAAGGCCCCGATCCACTGCATCGATTATGTGATCATACATGAACTGTGTCATCTGCTCTATCCACACCATGATAAAAAATTTTACCACCTTCTCGGGCGAATTCTGCCGGACTGGGAAAAACGCAAGGAACGTCTGGAAAAAGTGGTAATCTGA